One region of Ananas comosus cultivar F153 linkage group 9, ASM154086v1, whole genome shotgun sequence genomic DNA includes:
- the LOC109715266 gene encoding QWRF motif-containing protein 2-like codes for MAAAVTTAAAATPSTAAASAPPTARISKQPSPSPSASPLRRSENHNNAALLRRPKSKSKPIPSRYLSTTTPPSSSSSSSSSSSSTRRFASPLPTPRSSSSSSSSSSSSIAAPLRSSSVDRARPHCVPDPSAKPLSSSSSSSTTRSLSVSFQGEPFFYSAARASTTSPFPSRKPSPDRRPVAARARSENPKPSLDPSRGGGGGGRRWPSAKTLISDQLAKSLDLSSVDKEDPIMAAIHLLRRSIAAEDGFRRASFDAAELSVSSDTESASSGSNSGSLEAPIPPGRGTPGGTTVPARFLQQTPLPVPSRISRAAPSPKTVPAKKSLLNGFSCSSPSPASSTKNVPPPLKRTASPSRARNGSAAERISNGGQCPKSSSVIGFGVEARRRKSGDIKVEEAHLLRVLYNRLLQWWCVNARAGAAFLAQKAAAEKDLYDAWCATSNIRDSVMRRKLGFQLLTQKSKLFFILKGQMAYLEEWSLVDIDHLSSLSGAIEALKTSTLRIPVTDGAKAEIQEVKNAVGSAVDVMQTIGSSTCSLLWKVAETSSLVSELSKIAAEERALMEQSRELLSAAAAMHVKHYSLLGQLIQLTRRESQRHL; via the exons ATGGCGGCCGCGGTCACCACCGCGGCCGCAGCGACCCCATCCACCGCGGCAGCATCTGCCCCACCCACCGCACGAATCTCCAAGCaaccctccccctccccctccgcctcccCTCTCCGCCGCTCCGAAAATCACAACAATGCCGCTCTGCTTCGTcgccccaaatccaaatccaagcCCATCCCCTCCCGCTACCTCTCCACCACcacccctccctcctcctcctcttcttcttcctcctcctcctcctctacacGACGCTTCGCTTCCCCTCTCCCCACcccccgctcctcctcctcctcctcctcctcctcctcatcctccatTGCTGCCCCACTCCGCTCCTCCTCGGTCGACCGTGCGCGGCCCCACTGCGTCCCCGACCCCTCCGCGAagcccctctcctcctcctcctcctcctccaccacccgGAGCCTCTCCGTCTCCTTCCAGGGCGAGCCCTTCTTCTACTCCGCCGCTAGGGCCAGCACCACCTCCCCTTTCCCCTCCCGCAAACCCTCCCCCGATCGCCGCCCTGTGGCGGCGAGGGCCCGCTCCGAGAACCCTAAACCCTCGCTCGATCcctcccgcggcggcggcggcggcggccgccgaTGGCCCTCCGCCAAAACCCTAATCTCCGATCAGCTCGCCAAGAGCCTGGATTTGTCCTCCGTCGACAAGGAGGACCCCATCATGGCCGCCATCCACCTCCTGCGGCGCTCCATCGCGGCGGAAGATGGGTTCAGGCGCGCTTCCTTCGACGCGGCGGAGCTTTCCGTGTCTTCGGACACGGAGAGCGCTTCGTCGGGAAGCAATTCCGGGTCTCTGGAAGCCCCGATTCCCCCGGGGCGGGGCACGCCGGGGGGAACCACCGTTCCGGCGAGGTTTCTGCAGCAAACACCTTTGCCAGTACCTTCGCGTATTTCGCGAGCCGCGCCGTCTCCAAAGACGGTGCCGGCGAAGAAGTCGTTGCTCAACGGGTTCTCTTGTTCTTCTCCATCCCCTGCCTCTTCGACTAAGAATGTGCCTCCGCCATTGAAGAGGACGGCTAGTCCTTCTAGGGCTCGGAATGGTTCTGCTGCGGAGCGCATTTCGAATGGTGGGCAATGTCCTAAGAGCTCTTCGGTCATAGGTTTTGGGGTTGAAGCGAGGAGAAGGAAGAGTGGGGATATCAAGGTTGAAGAAGCACACTTGTTAAGAGTGCTTTATAATAGGCTACTGCAGTGGTGGTGTGTTAATGCTCGAGCTGGTGCCGCTTTTTTGGCACAAAAGGCAGCTGCGGAG AAAGATTTGTATGATGCATGGTGTGCCACCTCCAACATTCGTGATTCTGTTATGCGTAGGAAGCTCGGGTTTCAACTACTTACACAGAAGTCTAAGCTTTTCTTCATTCTAAAGGGACAA ATGGCCTATTTGGAGGAGTGGTCATTGGTAGATATAGACCATTTAAGTTCTTTATCAGGAGCTATCGAAGCGTTAAAAACCAGTACTCTCCGCATACCTGTTACAGATGGAGCAAAG GCAGAGATCCAAGAAGTGAAAAATGCTGTGGGTTCCGCTGTTGATGTTATGCAGACAATAGGGAGCTCAACATGCTCTTTACTCTGGAAG GTAGCGGAGACGAGCTCGCTGGTATCCGAACTATCTAAAATTGCTGCAGAAGAACGAGCACTGATGGAACAGTCTAGAGAGCTAttgtcagcagcagcagcaatgcAT GTTAAACATTATAGCCTCCTAGGGCAACTAATACAGCTAACTCGCCGAGAAAGCCAGAGGCATTTGTAA
- the LOC109715265 gene encoding uncharacterized protein LOC109715265, whose amino-acid sequence MEEKVARAAPPHQMTQPPDPGPIDKSVLVEQEHHKSEAIFTGRGYKPVRFIEHGTRLNQWEVKHEGMLALLKRAGFYHLSCLKRVQLDHALLNALVERWRRETQTFHLRYGEITILLKDVAILSGLRVDGSPVTGPADCRWDELCLELLGQRPAKVKGGAVSIAWFYETFHKIPDGAGKQQIEYATRAYILYQLGCSLFPDPSGTRVHLRYLPLLRDFDLCGEIAWGAAALSHLYRELGKASMKGKTNCCAFLTLLQIWAWEHIRIGRPDRLEVKALLHDRPLGCRWNVPFKSRENVRSIDTEFYRHGLDTILDSQITWDPYNSYLMAVLPPFCTAGSAVWLSRVPLICFQVVEMHVPDRVLLQFGMIQHIPDPVEVVERVTMQGRSVEDWSTYHSKYIRRWADRLSTVVGQRETVDPDPTRARNHYFEWYWNITRRWISTPVERPTISFQSLGQSEKALVDLVMTVQRQIRRLLSGEVERKRLKENLAEIDAYISTELEKAKPSTSEVGHSHSRQKQKIRASSPRYLTPPTAIPLAIEAGIATRFIESVQHSPVMQALPIKADPDSEDNNHEEGNTIMELDQTRSIEPVGIQLQEEAIDSSSKEANEENGKVKENVNEPMEKINVRETANETIENDEQMETIGAAIEGNKVQDNPDIVMEDDEVRKSISTNMQSAKGLETIDEPVKVDKMLETLAVTIKDGKVKTLDSPMRTGEVKEGVDESIGDDKMHETVNAPMENDEKYKVVGESIEDGNVHETIHASTEEDRVQDIHDELMNDEKSETIEAHTEHVEEQERVDEPMESSQLREEQERVDELVESSKVREEHGRFDKPMETSSVSEDAKAPTENANISEKVGAPMQNDEIQEAHDGLMKDDEVHKTVEARTKCVEEQEKVDEPMERCRVQDNVEAPAKNAKIEEKVGARATPREVMKDEEVRETLEVHKVECVKEQERVNETLENSKLLENVESPAENARIKEIVIAPTKNEEVQKTPDGIMRDDEVGETVEAHIKHSKSEELGNEPNDNSKVKETLDLRMKRDKIKEMVTEPTEEAAGACVEWSEVQKRLRSNRRKRKRFHVQSTF is encoded by the exons ATGGAGGAGAAAGTGGCCCGTGCCGCTCCCCCCCACCAG ATGACACAACCTCCAGATCCCGGACCTATTGATAAATCAGTTCTGGTAGAGCAAGAGCATCATAAATCTGAGGCAATCTTTACTGGCAGA GGCTATAAGCCTGTTCGATTTATAGAGCACGGCACAAGACTTAACCAGTGGGAGGTGAAGCATGAAGGAATGCTTGCACTATTAAAAAGAGCGGGGTTTTACCACCTCTCCTGCTTGAAGCGGGTCCAATTAGACCATGCTTTACTGAACGCTTTGGTCGAGAGGTGGCGGCGTGAGACACAAACATTCCATTTGCGGTACGGAGAGATCACAATCTTGTTAAAAGACGTGGCAATCCTATCTGGCCTTCGCGTGGACGGGAGCCCTGTCACAGGCCCTGCAGATTGTCGATGGGATGAACTGTGCTTAGAGCTTCTAGGGCAGCGGCCAGCAAAGGTTAAAGGTGGTGCAGTTAGTATTGCCTGGTTTTATGAGACATTTCATAAAATACCTGATGGAGCTGGCAAACAACAGATAGAGTATGCCACACGAGCATATATTTTGTATCAACTCGGATGTAGCTTGTTTCCTGATCCTAGCGGGACCCGTGTTCACTTGAGGTATTTGCCATTACTTCGTGACTTCGATTTATGTGGGGAGATAGCTTGGGGAGCTGCTGCACTCTCCCATTTATATAGAGAGCTGGGGAAGGCCAGCATGAAGGGGAAGACAAATTGTTGCGCCTTTCTCACTCTCCTTCAG ATATGGGCATGGGAGCATATTCGTATAGGAAGGCCTGATCGATTGGAGGTCAAAGCTCTGCTCCATGATAGACCCCTCGGATGCAG GTGGAATGTCCCATTCAAGAGCCGTGAAAATGTGCGATCAATTGACACCGAATTTTATAGGCATGGACTTGATACAATCTTAGACTCTCAG ATCACATGGGACCCATACAACTCATACTTGATGGCAGTACTGCCACCTTTCTGCACTGCCGGATCAGCTGTGTGGCTCTCTAGGGTTCCGTTAATCTGTTTCCAGGTTGTGGAAATGCACGTGCCGGATCGTGTTCTATTACAGTTTGGAATGATCCAGCATATCCCTGACCCAGTTGAGGTAGTTGAGCGAGTCACAATGCAGGGCCGATCTGTTGAGGACTGGTCCACTTACCATAGTAAATACATTAGGCGGTGGGCAGATAGGCTATCCACTGTTGTCGGACAGAGAGAAACGGTGGATCCAGATCCTACTCGAGCAAGAAACCATTACTTTGAGTGGTATTGGAATATTACACGCAGATGGATCTCAACCCCGGTTGAGCGGCCAACCATCTCCTTTCAATCGCTAGGGCAGAGTGAGAAAGCATTG GTGGATTTGGTTATGACTGTACAAAGACAGATTAGAAGGTTGTTATCGGGAGAGGTGGAGAGAAAGAGGCTCAAGGAGAACCTCGCAGAGATAGATGCTTACATCAGCACTGAGCTGGAGAAAGCGAAGCCTTCTACCTCTGAGGTTGGTCACTCTCACAGTAGGCAAAAGCAAAAAATTCGGGCTTCGTCGCCAAGGTACCTTACACCACCGACAGCTATTCCACTTGCCATAGAAGCCGGAATAGCAACCAGATTCATAGAATCTGTTCAGCATTCTCCAGTTATGCAGGCCCTTCCTATTAAGGCTGATCCTGATAGTGAGGATAATAATCATGAAGAGGGCAATACTATAATGGAATTGGATCAGACGAGGAGTATTGAGCCTGTGGGGATACAACTACAGGAGGAGGCCATTGATTCATCTAGTAAGGAAGCAAATGAGGAAAATGGAAAAGTGAAGGAGAATGTTAATGAACCTATGGAGAAGATTAATGTGCGGGAGACTGCTAACGAAACAATAGAGAATGATGAACAGATGGAAACCATTGGTGCAGCGATCGAGGGTAATAAAGTGCAAGACAATCCTGATATAGTTATGGAGGATGATGAAGTTAGAAAGAGTATTAGTACAAATATGCAGAGTGCTAAAGGGTTGGAAACCATTGATGAACCAGTAAAGGTGGATAAAATGCTGGAGACTTTAGCTGTAACTATTAAAGATGGTAAAGTAAAGACTCTGGATTCACCTATGAGGACTGGTGAAGTGAAAGAGGGGGTTGACGAATCTATCGGGGATGATAAAATGCATGAGACTGTTAATGCACCCATGGAGAATGACGAAAAATACAAGGTTGTTGGTGAATCTATCGAGGATGGTAACGTGCACGAGACTATTCATGCATCCACAGAAGAGGATAGAGTCCAAGACATTCACGATGAACTTATGAATGATGAAAAGAGCGAGACAATCGAAGCACACACGGAGCATGTAGAAGAGCAAGAACGGGTTGATGAACCCATGGAGAGTTCTCAACTTCGAGAGGAGCAAGAAAGGGTTGACGAACTGGTGGAGAGTTCTAAAGTTCGAGAAGAGCACGGAAGGTTTGACAAACCCATGGAGACTTCTAGCGTTTCAGAGGATGCCAAAGCACCAACCGAGAATGCTAATATTAGTGAGAAAGTTGGTGCGCCCATGCAGAATGATGAAATCCAAGAGGCTCATGATGGACTTATGAAGGATGATGAAGTGCACAAGACTGTTGAAGCACGTACCAAGTGTGTGGAAGAACAAGAAAAGGTTGATGAACCCATGGAGCGCTGTAGAGTGCAAGATAATGTCGAAGCACCTGCAAAGAATGCTAAAATTGAGGAGAAAGTTGGCGCAAGAGCGACTCCTCGTGAAGTCATGAAGGATGAGGAAGTGCGGGAGACTCTTGAAGTGCATAAGGTGGAGTGTGTAAAAGAACAAGAAAGGGTTAATGAAACCCTGGAGAACTCTAAATTGCTAGAAAATGTTGAATCACCAGCGGAGAATGCTAGAATTAAGGAGATAGTTATAGCACCCACAAAGAATGAGGAAGTCCAAAAAACTCCTGATGGAATCATGAGGGATGATGAGGTTGGGGAAACTGTTGAAGCACATATAAAGCATTCAAAGTCGGAAGAACTTGGTAATGAACCCAACGACAATTCGAAAGTTAAAGAGACTCTCGATTTACGTATGAAGAGAGATAAAATTAAAGAGATGGTTACCGAACCTACTGAGGAAGCTGCAGGTGCGTGTGTAGAGTGGTCTGAAGTGCAAAAGCGTTTAAGATCAAacagaaggaaaaggaagaggttCCATGTACAGTCAACTTTTTGA